From one bacterium genomic stretch:
- a CDS encoding CAP domain-containing protein — protein MIFNSCKGHILLFFALILSLAACSKSSYPYPSYAITPEEQSSIDDFILRANQHRENIGCTEDLIWADDLHTVAQLHSLDMQQNSYFSHVGLNGDQFWDRLTNYNVFYVEAAENIAINSMQGIDVLQAWIDSPGHKFNLENCDYTHHGVGLASPGVWTHVFTRR, from the coding sequence ATGATTTTTAATTCTTGTAAAGGTCACATTTTATTATTTTTTGCGCTGATTTTATCTTTGGCGGCATGTTCAAAATCATCCTACCCGTATCCAAGCTATGCCATAACACCTGAAGAACAGAGCAGTATAGATGATTTTATTCTGCGGGCCAATCAACACCGAGAAAATATAGGTTGCACGGAAGATTTAATCTGGGCTGATGATTTGCATACTGTAGCTCAATTGCATAGTTTAGACATGCAACAAAACAGCTACTTTTCTCATGTCGGTTTAAATGGTGATCAGTTTTGGGATAGATTGACCAATTATAATGTTTTTTATGTTGAGGCGGCAGAAAACATTGCCATCAACTCCATGCAAGGCATAGATGTTTTGCAGGCGTGGATTGATAGTCCAGGCCATAAATTCAACTTAGAAAACTGTGATTATACCCATCATGGCGTAGGACTCGCGTCACCTGGCGTATGGACACATGTTTTTACCCGCCGTTAA
- a CDS encoding aldehyde dehydrogenase family protein — MLNYTDSEQCNNQYGKTIVCKNIIMGEDITSDASFDSRNPSDLRDIVGQVYQASDDIIKNAVDAANQQKKLWKNTPAPVRAQVIGKLGELLTEHKETLSYLVTREIGKTLKEARGEVQEAIDTCHFFQSEGRRLYGQTVPSEMRNKELYTYRRPYGVVAIITPSNFPIAVASWKFIPALLAGNTVVWKTPPEAPAIAYVFAKLCSLAGLPKGVLNVIHGNGEVGQKLLDYVDAGKIDKVSFTGSTRVGKIVGEICGRNLHNPSLELGGKNPLIIMEDANLDLAIEGALWSSFGTAGQRCTSAGNIIVHHSIEQEFTQRFLEKVKQIHIGNPLLDETALYGPMIEEHYMTHFFEHFEQAKENNGPTLAYGQQRITQDNKPHTFKHDPQQGFYVWPTVWTDVKIKHWIAQNEVFGPTVGILSVKDINEAIDVANGTAYGLSSAIYTNNRMYAYQFKNEIEAGMSSINNSTTGAEAHLPFGGRKSSGNGTRESGIWVIDAYTEWHAVNDEMSGKLQLAQMDTEGLDQTQNSQLDLNDIMP; from the coding sequence ATGTTAAATTATACTGACTCAGAACAATGTAACAATCAATATGGCAAAACCATTGTCTGTAAAAACATCATCATGGGTGAAGATATCACCAGTGATGCAAGCTTTGATTCACGCAACCCATCAGACTTAAGAGATATTGTGGGGCAAGTGTATCAAGCCAGCGATGATATCATTAAAAATGCTGTAGATGCCGCCAATCAGCAAAAAAAACTATGGAAAAACACACCTGCGCCAGTCAGAGCGCAAGTAATAGGTAAACTTGGTGAGTTATTGACAGAACATAAAGAAACTTTATCTTACCTGGTAACACGTGAAATTGGTAAGACCTTAAAAGAAGCGCGTGGAGAAGTGCAAGAGGCCATTGATACCTGTCACTTTTTTCAAAGTGAAGGTCGGCGTTTGTATGGACAAACGGTTCCTTCTGAAATGCGCAATAAAGAGTTATACACTTACCGACGTCCCTATGGTGTTGTTGCTATTATTACACCCTCAAACTTTCCAATCGCGGTAGCTTCATGGAAGTTTATTCCAGCATTATTGGCCGGCAATACAGTTGTTTGGAAAACCCCTCCAGAAGCACCTGCTATTGCCTATGTCTTTGCTAAATTATGTAGCCTTGCAGGCTTACCTAAAGGTGTTCTCAACGTTATTCATGGCAATGGTGAGGTAGGACAGAAACTCTTGGATTACGTGGATGCGGGTAAAATTGATAAAGTTTCATTTACCGGTTCTACTCGAGTTGGCAAAATAGTGGGTGAAATCTGTGGCCGTAATTTACATAATCCTTCTTTAGAACTTGGCGGTAAAAATCCTTTGATTATCATGGAAGATGCTAACTTGGATTTGGCCATTGAGGGTGCTTTATGGTCATCTTTTGGTACAGCCGGTCAAAGATGTACATCAGCAGGCAATATTATTGTCCATCACAGCATTGAACAAGAATTTACCCAACGCTTTCTTGAAAAAGTAAAACAAATTCACATAGGCAACCCTTTACTGGATGAAACAGCCTTGTATGGTCCAATGATTGAAGAGCATTATATGACTCATTTTTTTGAACACTTTGAACAGGCTAAAGAAAATAATGGACCAACTTTGGCCTATGGCCAGCAAAGAATTACCCAAGATAATAAACCTCATACTTTCAAGCATGATCCCCAACAGGGATTTTATGTCTGGCCAACCGTGTGGACAGACGTCAAGATTAAGCATTGGATTGCTCAGAATGAAGTGTTTGGACCTACCGTAGGAATATTATCGGTAAAAGATATCAATGAAGCCATTGATGTTGCTAACGGAACAGCTTACGGTTTGTCATCAGCAATTTACACCAATAACAGAATGTATGCTTACCAATTTAAAAATGAAATTGAAGCCGGTATGAGCTCTATCAACAATTCAACAACCGGTGCTGAAGCCCACCTTCCCTTTGGTGGAAGAAAGTCTTCTGGTAATGGTACCCGTGAATCCGGTATCTGGGTCATTGATGCTTACACTGAATGGCATGCGGTCAATGATGAGATGTCTGGAAAATTGCAGTTGGCACAAATGGATACTGAAGGTTTGGATCAGACACAAAACTCTCAACTGGATTTAAATGATATTATGCCGTAA
- the lat gene encoding L-lysine 6-transaminase: MLKEIFTQPESKIKIDPNNVHKTLSRYILADGLPIVFDQANSHGAYIRDARTNKDYLDLFSFFASQPIGFNHPKLNTKAFKEKLGEIAIHRPSLSDVYTQDFAAAIETFDKIANHQQAFKHFFFIEGGALGVENALKVAFDWKVRKNQAKGISGEVGSKVIHFKKAFHGRSGYTLSLTNTHDPKKYMNFPKFTDWPRVTPPALNFPLNEDNLQACIKVEQQALDEIKQALDQNPNDIAALIIEPIQGEGGDNHFRDEFFVALRKLADEHEFMLIFDEVQTGLGLTGKMWCFEHYSIKPDIIAFGKKAQVAGCAVSTRVDEVKNNVFELSSRINSTWGSNLVDIMRMQKMLDIIHEDKLLDNVNSMGQYFMTQLQDFVDASPHLSNLRGKGLMIAFDFKDAEQRDAFREHVFNQGAIMLGCGEKSVRLRCHLDFTQQNADHALQIFKKAHDQL; this comes from the coding sequence ATGTTAAAAGAAATATTTACCCAGCCAGAATCAAAAATAAAAATAGACCCTAACAATGTTCATAAAACGCTTAGTCGTTATATTTTAGCCGATGGCTTGCCTATTGTTTTTGATCAAGCCAATAGTCATGGTGCCTACATTCGTGATGCTAGAACCAATAAAGACTATTTAGATTTGTTTTCTTTTTTTGCCTCACAACCCATTGGATTTAATCACCCAAAACTCAATACAAAAGCTTTTAAGGAAAAGTTGGGTGAGATTGCCATTCATAGACCTTCTTTGTCTGATGTCTATACACAAGATTTTGCAGCAGCTATAGAAACATTTGACAAAATTGCCAATCATCAACAAGCATTCAAGCATTTCTTTTTTATTGAAGGTGGTGCCTTAGGTGTAGAAAATGCTTTAAAAGTCGCTTTTGATTGGAAAGTCAGAAAAAATCAAGCAAAAGGCATAAGCGGTGAAGTTGGGAGTAAAGTCATTCACTTCAAAAAAGCATTTCATGGCCGTTCAGGGTATACTTTGTCTTTAACCAATACCCACGATCCTAAAAAATACATGAACTTCCCTAAATTTACTGATTGGCCAAGAGTCACACCTCCTGCCCTTAACTTTCCCCTTAATGAAGATAACCTACAAGCATGCATTAAAGTTGAGCAACAAGCACTTGACGAAATTAAACAGGCTTTAGATCAAAATCCCAATGATATTGCAGCCCTTATTATTGAACCCATCCAAGGTGAAGGTGGAGATAATCATTTTCGAGATGAGTTTTTTGTAGCCTTAAGAAAACTGGCGGATGAACATGAGTTTATGTTGATTTTTGATGAAGTTCAAACAGGTTTAGGTTTAACCGGTAAAATGTGGTGTTTTGAGCATTATTCAATCAAACCTGACATTATTGCTTTTGGTAAGAAGGCTCAAGTTGCCGGATGTGCTGTTTCAACGCGAGTAGATGAAGTTAAAAACAATGTGTTTGAACTGTCTAGTAGAATCAATTCTACTTGGGGCAGTAACCTGGTAGATATCATGCGTATGCAAAAAATGTTAGATATTATTCATGAGGATAAACTTCTGGATAATGTTAACAGCATGGGCCAATACTTTATGACGCAGCTTCAAGATTTTGTTGATGCTAGCCCTCATTTAAGCAATCTAAGAGGCAAAGGTCTAATGATTGCCTTTGACTTTAAAGACGCCGAGCAAAGAGATGCCTTTAGAGAGCATGTTTTTAATCAAGGTGCAATCATGTTAGGTTGCGGTGAAAAAAGTGTGCGTTTACGTTGTCACCTAGACTTTACGCAACAAAATGCAGATCATGCGCTTCAAATCTTTAAAAAGGCTCATGATCAACTTTAA